From a region of the Panthera uncia isolate 11264 chromosome B1, Puncia_PCG_1.0, whole genome shotgun sequence genome:
- the KIAA0232 gene encoding uncharacterized protein KIAA0232 homolog isoform X6 produces MRPVCTVVVDGLPSESSSASSPGPVPVSEMSLLHALGPVQTWLGQELEKCGIDAMIYTRYVLSLLLHDSYDYDLQEQENDIFLGWEKGAYKKWGKSKKKCSDLTLEEMKKQAAVQCLRSASDESSGIETLVEELCSRLKDLQSKQEEKIHKKLEGSPSPEAELSPTAKDQVEMYYEAFPPLSEKPVCLQEIMTVWNRSKVCSYSSSSSSSTAPPASTDTSSPKDCNSEGEASKERSREAGTTAHERAQSKSRSEKEDRFGHGATEEKPALYKKQVRHKPEGRIRPRSWSSGSSEAGSSSSGPRGELKASVKCVKVRHKTREVRNKKGRNGPGRLSLKPGDKAERAVHAAGSSSSGSGGGGGSVKPLCRRGKRPLKDPGRRDPGSAEGRDLSLESRNDREYKEEPLWYTEPIAEYFVPLSRKSKLETTYRNRPDASDLPSEAVDELSESVRGLCISNNNMHKTYLAAGTFIDGHFVEMPAVINEDVDLTGTSFCPLPEDNKYLDGIHLSELTHFYEVDIDQSMLDPGASETTQGESRILNMIRQKSKEKTDFEAECCIVLDGMELQGERAIWTDSTSSVGAEGLFLQDLGNLAQFWECCSSSSGDADGESFGGDSPIRLSPILDSTALNPHLLAGNQELFSDINEGSGINSCFSVFEVQCSNSVLPFSFETLNLGNENTDSSANMLGKTQSRLLIWTKNSAFEENEHCSNLSTRTCSPWSHSEETRSDNETLNIQFEESTQFNAEDMNYVVPRVSSNYVDEELLDFLQDETCQQNSRTLGEIPTLVFKQTSKLESVCGIQLEQKTEPKTLETARGCGESGPRGGGYSSGVIKDIWTKMADGGSVAAADVERTDEELFPTDVTNCCCCRDAEAEAETLREPSKAVQRSEYRLWEGQKESPDKRAFVSGELSKVDGGDYTTPSKPWDAAQDKENTFILGGVYGELKTFSSDGEWAVVPPGPTKGSLLQCAASDVVTIAGTDVFMTPGNSFAPGHRQLWKPFVSFEQNDSPRSGENGLNKGFSFIFHEDLLGACGNFQVEDPGLEYSFSSFDLSNPFSQVLHVECSFEPEGIASFSPSFKPKSILCSDSDGEVFHPRICGVDRTQYRAIRISPRTHFRPISASELSPGGGSESEFESEKEEANLPIPSQADAFEDPQADLQPLEEDAEKEGHYYGKSELESGKFLPRLKKSGMEKSAQTSLDSQEESAGILPAGKRNQCLECSMNESPEIALESSEANCKIMAQCEEEINNFCSCKAGCQFPAYEDNPVSSGQLEEFPVLNTDVQGMNRSQEKQTWWEKALYSPLFPASECEECYTNAKGENGIEECPDGKDMPSNEERPLDFNRVSSVYEARCAGERNARAKPNGFHRKISSSASSGSEGSGSDGGGEWADPGEEELFSRTHL; encoded by the exons AGCTCTGGTATCGAGACTCTGGTGGAGGAGCTCTGCTCCAGACTGAAAGACCTGCAGAGTAAGCAAG AAGAGAAGATTCACAAAAAGTTAGAGGGGTCTCCCTCTCCAGAGGCAGAATTATCCCCTACAGCAAAGGATCAAGTGGAAAT GTACTACGAAGCGTTCCCACCGCTGTCCGAGAAGCCGGTCTGCCTGCAGGAGATCATGACCGTGTGGAACAGGTCTAAAGTCTGTTCTTACTCCAGCTCTTCGTCGTCGTCCACGGCGCCCCCCGCCAGCACAGACACGTCCTCCCCCAAAGACTGCAACAGCGAAGGCGAAGCGAGCAAGGAGAGAAGCCGCGAGGCGGGCACCACTGCACACGAGAGAGCCCAGAGCAAGAGCAGAAGCGAGAAGGAGGACCGGTTCGGGCACGGCGCCACGGAAGAGAAGCCCGCCCTGTACAAAAAGCAGGTCCGACACAAACCTGAGGGACGGATTCGCCCTCGCTCGTGGTCCTCCGGCTCGAGTGAAGCGGGCTCAAGTTCGAGCGGTCCTCGGGGAGAACTAAAAGCCTCCGTGAAGTGCGTGAAAGTCCGACACAAGACGCGAGAAGTTCGGAACAAGAAAGGGCGGAACGGGCCGGGCAGGCTGTCGCTGAAGCCCGGCGACAAGGCCGAGCGGGCCGTCCACGCCgccggcagcagcagcagcggcagcggcggcggcggcggctccgtCAAGCCGCTGTGCCGGCGCGGGAAGAGGCCCCTGAAGGACCCGGGGAGGAGAGACCCCGGGAGCGCCGAAGGAAGAGACCTGTCCCTGGAGAGCAGAAACGACAGGGAGTACAAGGAGGAGCCGCTGTGGTACACGGAGCCGATTGCCGAGTATTTCGTTCCTCTGAGCAGGAAAAGCAAACTAGAGACCACCTACCGAAACAGACCGGATGCGAGCGACCTGCCGTCGGAGGCGGTGGACGAGTTGTCAGAGTCCGTGCGCGGTCTTTGTATCAGCAACAATAATATGCATAAAACATACCTCGCAGCAGGTACTTTCATCGATGGTCATTTTGTAGAAATGCCTGCGGTCATCAATGAGGATGTTGACCTCACTGGGACCTCGTTCTGTCCTCTCCCGGAGGACAACAAATATCTGGATGGTATTCATCTGTCAGAATTAACACACTTCTATGAAGTGGACATTGATCAATCCATGTTGGATCCTGGTGCCTCAGAAACCACGCAAGGAGAAAGTCGGATTTTGAATATGATTCgacaaaaaagcaaagagaaaaccGATTTTGAGGCAGAATGTTGCATAGTGTTAGATGGAATGGAGTTGCAAGGGGAACGTGCAATATGGACAGATTCTACCAGCTCCGTGGGCGCCGAGGGCTTATTCCTGCAAGACCTCGGCAATCTGGCTCAGTTCTGGGAGTGCTGTTCATCCAGCTCGGGCGATGCCGACGGGGAGAGTTTTGGGGGGGATTCTCCAATCAGACTCTCCCCGATCTTGGACAGCACGGCGCTCAATCCACATTTGCTTGCTGGCAATCAGGAGCTCTTTTCAGATATTAATGAAGGATCTGGTATAAACTCTTGTTTTTCAGTGTTTGAAGTGCAATGCAGTAATTCTGTTTTACCGTTTTCTTTTGAAACACTCAACTTGGGGaatgaaaatacagattctaGTGCTAATATGCTTGGGAAAACACAGTCTAGATTGCTAATATGGACCAAAAATAGTGCCTTTGAAGAAAACGAACACTGTTCTAATCTCTCAACAAGAACTTGTAGCCCATGGTCCCATTCGGAAGAGACGCGTTCAGACAACGAGACGTTAAATATTCAGTTTGAAGAGTCCACGCAGTTTAACGCAGAAGATATGAATTATGTGGTTCCTAGAGTCTCGTCAAATTATGTAGATGAAGAACTTCTAGATTTCTTGCAAGACGAAACTTGCCAGCAAAACAGTAGAACGTTGGGAGAAATTCCCACCTTAGTCTTCAAACAAACATCGAAGCTAGAATCTGTCTGCGGTATTCAGCTAGAACAAAAAACGGAACCCAAAACCTTGGAAACTGCGCGAGGGTGTGGCGAGAGCGGTCCACGTGGAGGCGGTTACAGCTCAGGGGTCATTAAAGACATTTGGACAAAGATGGCAGACGGGGGTTCTGTCGCTGCGGCGGACGTAGAGCGAACGGATGAGGAGTTGTTCCCGACCGACGTCACCAACTGCTGCTGCTGCCGGGACGCTGAGGCTGAGGCCGAGACCCTCCGGGAGCCCAGCAAGGCCGTGCAGAGGTCGGAGTACCGTCTGTGGGAGGGCCAGAAGGAGAGCCCGGACAAGAGAGCTTTTGTGTCCGGGGAGCTGTCGAAGGTGGACGGTGGCGACTACACTACGCCCTCGAAACCTTGGGACGCGGCCCAGGACAAAGAGAACACTTTCATTCTCGGAGGAGTTTACGGAGAACTCAAGACCTTCAGCAGTGACGGGGAGTGGGCGGTCGTCCCGCCCGGTCCCACGAAGGGAAGCCTGCTGCAGTGTGCGGCTTCTGACGTGGTGACCATAGCAGGTACGGATGTCTTCATGACCCCGGGAAACAGTTTCGCTCCCGGTCACAGGCAGTTGTGGAAACCCTTCGTGTCGTTTGAGCAGAACGATTCGCCGAGGAGTGGggaaaatggattaaataagggattttcttttatcttccatGAAGACTTACTAGGAGCTTGTGGTAACTTTCAGGTTGAGGATCCTGGGCTTGaatattccttctcttcctttgactTAAGCAATCCGTTCTCACAAGTTCTTCACGTGGAGTGTTCATTCGAACCCGAAGGGATTGCCTCTTTCAGCCCGAGTTTTAAACCGAAATCCATCCTGTGCTCTGATTCGGACGGCGAAGTGTTTCACCCCAGGATATGTGGCGTCGACAGAACACAGTACAGGGCTATTCGGATCTCTCCGAGGACTCACTTCCGCCCCATTTCTGCATCTGAGCTGTCCCCGGGAGGAGGAAGTGAGTCGGAATTTGAATctgagaaagaggaagcaaaTCTGCCCATTCCTTCTCAAGCCGATGCGTTTGAAGATCCACAGGCAGATCTCCAGCCACTGGAAgaagatgcggagaaagaagGCCATTACTATGGAAAATCAGAGCTCGAGTCTGGAAAATTCCTTCCCAGGTTAAAAAAGTCTGGCATGGAAAAGAGCGCTCAGACATCACTGGATTCTCAGGAGGAATCAGCCGGGATTCTGCCAGCGGGGAAGCGGAATCAGTGTTTGGAGTGTAGCATGAATGAATCTCCGGAAATTGCTTTAGAAAGCTCAGAAGCAAATTGTAAAATAATGGCACAATGCGaggaagaaattaataatttttgcAGTTGCAAAGCAGGTTGTCAGTTTCCTGCTTATGAAGATAATCCAGTTTCTTCGGGACAGCTGGAAGAG TTTCCTGTATTGAACACTGATGTTCAAGGAATGAATAGAAGTCAAGAAAAACAGACTTGGTGGGAAAAAGCCTTGTACTCTCCTCTTTTTCCTGCGTCAGAGTGTGAAG AATGTTATACAAATGCCAAGGGAGAGAATGGTATAGAAGAGTGTCCAGATGGTAAAGACATGCCCAGTAACGAAGAGCGTCCATTAGATTTTAATAGG GTGTCTTCTGTTTATGAAGCAAGGTGTGCAGGAGAGAGAAATGCCAGAGCAAAACCCAACGGCTTCCACAGAAAGATCTCCTCCAGCGCCAGCTCCGGCTCGGAAGGCTCCGGCTCGGACGGTGGGGGCGAGTGGGCGGACCCTGGCGAAGAGGAGCTCTTTTCTCGAACTCATCTCTAA
- the KIAA0232 gene encoding uncharacterized protein KIAA0232 homolog isoform X3 — MRPVCTVVVDGLPSESSSASSPGPVPVSEMSLLHALGPVQTWLGQELEKCGIDAMIYTRYVLSLLLHDSYDYDLQEQENDIFLGWEKGAYKKWGKSKKKCSDLTLEEMKKQAAVQCLRSASDESSGIETLVEELCSRLKDLQSKQEEKIHKKLEGSPSPEAELSPTAKDQVEMYYEAFPPLSEKPVCLQEIMTVWNRSKVCSYSSSSSSSTAPPASTDTSSPKDCNSEGEASKERSREAGTTAHERAQSKSRSEKEDRFGHGATEEKPALYKKQVRHKPEGRIRPRSWSSGSSEAGSSSSGPRGELKASVKCVKVRHKTREVRNKKGRNGPGRLSLKPGDKAERAVHAAGSSSSGSGGGGGSVKPLCRRGKRPLKDPGRRDPGSAEGRDLSLESRNDREYKEEPLWYTEPIAEYFVPLSRKSKLETTYRNRPDASDLPSEAVDELSESVRGLCISNNNMHKTYLAAGTFIDGHFVEMPAVINEDVDLTGTSFCPLPEDNKYLDGIHLSELTHFYEVDIDQSMLDPGASETTQGESRILNMIRQKSKEKTDFEAECCIVLDGMELQGERAIWTDSTSSVGAEGLFLQDLGNLAQFWECCSSSSGDADGESFGGDSPIRLSPILDSTALNPHLLAGNQELFSDINEGSGINSCFSVFEVQCSNSVLPFSFETLNLGNENTDSSANMLGKTQSRLLIWTKNSAFEENEHCSNLSTRTCSPWSHSEETRSDNETLNIQFEESTQFNAEDMNYVVPRVSSNYVDEELLDFLQDETCQQNSRTLGEIPTLVFKQTSKLESVCGIQLEQKTEPKTLETARGCGESGPRGGGYSSGVIKDIWTKMADGGSVAAADVERTDEELFPTDVTNCCCCRDAEAEAETLREPSKAVQRSEYRLWEGQKESPDKRAFVSGELSKVDGGDYTTPSKPWDAAQDKENTFILGGVYGELKTFSSDGEWAVVPPGPTKGSLLQCAASDVVTIAGTDVFMTPGNSFAPGHRQLWKPFVSFEQNDSPRSGENGLNKGFSFIFHEDLLGACGNFQVEDPGLEYSFSSFDLSNPFSQVLHVECSFEPEGIASFSPSFKPKSILCSDSDGEVFHPRICGVDRTQYRAIRISPRTHFRPISASELSPGGGSESEFESEKEEANLPIPSQADAFEDPQADLQPLEEDAEKEGHYYGKSELESGKFLPRLKKSGMEKSAQTSLDSQEESAGILPAGKRNQCLECSMNESPEIALESSEANCKIMAQCEEEINNFCSCKAGCQFPAYEDNPVSSGQLEEIGKKEKEGRSEILHHTTAIFLRFLFPVLNTDVQGMNRSQEKQTWWEKALYSPLFPASECEECYTNAKGENGIEECPDGKDMPSNEERPLDFNRVSSVYEARCAGERNARAKPNGFHRKISSSASSGSEGSGSDGGGEWADPGEEELFSRTHL, encoded by the exons AGCTCTGGTATCGAGACTCTGGTGGAGGAGCTCTGCTCCAGACTGAAAGACCTGCAGAGTAAGCAAG AAGAGAAGATTCACAAAAAGTTAGAGGGGTCTCCCTCTCCAGAGGCAGAATTATCCCCTACAGCAAAGGATCAAGTGGAAAT GTACTACGAAGCGTTCCCACCGCTGTCCGAGAAGCCGGTCTGCCTGCAGGAGATCATGACCGTGTGGAACAGGTCTAAAGTCTGTTCTTACTCCAGCTCTTCGTCGTCGTCCACGGCGCCCCCCGCCAGCACAGACACGTCCTCCCCCAAAGACTGCAACAGCGAAGGCGAAGCGAGCAAGGAGAGAAGCCGCGAGGCGGGCACCACTGCACACGAGAGAGCCCAGAGCAAGAGCAGAAGCGAGAAGGAGGACCGGTTCGGGCACGGCGCCACGGAAGAGAAGCCCGCCCTGTACAAAAAGCAGGTCCGACACAAACCTGAGGGACGGATTCGCCCTCGCTCGTGGTCCTCCGGCTCGAGTGAAGCGGGCTCAAGTTCGAGCGGTCCTCGGGGAGAACTAAAAGCCTCCGTGAAGTGCGTGAAAGTCCGACACAAGACGCGAGAAGTTCGGAACAAGAAAGGGCGGAACGGGCCGGGCAGGCTGTCGCTGAAGCCCGGCGACAAGGCCGAGCGGGCCGTCCACGCCgccggcagcagcagcagcggcagcggcggcggcggcggctccgtCAAGCCGCTGTGCCGGCGCGGGAAGAGGCCCCTGAAGGACCCGGGGAGGAGAGACCCCGGGAGCGCCGAAGGAAGAGACCTGTCCCTGGAGAGCAGAAACGACAGGGAGTACAAGGAGGAGCCGCTGTGGTACACGGAGCCGATTGCCGAGTATTTCGTTCCTCTGAGCAGGAAAAGCAAACTAGAGACCACCTACCGAAACAGACCGGATGCGAGCGACCTGCCGTCGGAGGCGGTGGACGAGTTGTCAGAGTCCGTGCGCGGTCTTTGTATCAGCAACAATAATATGCATAAAACATACCTCGCAGCAGGTACTTTCATCGATGGTCATTTTGTAGAAATGCCTGCGGTCATCAATGAGGATGTTGACCTCACTGGGACCTCGTTCTGTCCTCTCCCGGAGGACAACAAATATCTGGATGGTATTCATCTGTCAGAATTAACACACTTCTATGAAGTGGACATTGATCAATCCATGTTGGATCCTGGTGCCTCAGAAACCACGCAAGGAGAAAGTCGGATTTTGAATATGATTCgacaaaaaagcaaagagaaaaccGATTTTGAGGCAGAATGTTGCATAGTGTTAGATGGAATGGAGTTGCAAGGGGAACGTGCAATATGGACAGATTCTACCAGCTCCGTGGGCGCCGAGGGCTTATTCCTGCAAGACCTCGGCAATCTGGCTCAGTTCTGGGAGTGCTGTTCATCCAGCTCGGGCGATGCCGACGGGGAGAGTTTTGGGGGGGATTCTCCAATCAGACTCTCCCCGATCTTGGACAGCACGGCGCTCAATCCACATTTGCTTGCTGGCAATCAGGAGCTCTTTTCAGATATTAATGAAGGATCTGGTATAAACTCTTGTTTTTCAGTGTTTGAAGTGCAATGCAGTAATTCTGTTTTACCGTTTTCTTTTGAAACACTCAACTTGGGGaatgaaaatacagattctaGTGCTAATATGCTTGGGAAAACACAGTCTAGATTGCTAATATGGACCAAAAATAGTGCCTTTGAAGAAAACGAACACTGTTCTAATCTCTCAACAAGAACTTGTAGCCCATGGTCCCATTCGGAAGAGACGCGTTCAGACAACGAGACGTTAAATATTCAGTTTGAAGAGTCCACGCAGTTTAACGCAGAAGATATGAATTATGTGGTTCCTAGAGTCTCGTCAAATTATGTAGATGAAGAACTTCTAGATTTCTTGCAAGACGAAACTTGCCAGCAAAACAGTAGAACGTTGGGAGAAATTCCCACCTTAGTCTTCAAACAAACATCGAAGCTAGAATCTGTCTGCGGTATTCAGCTAGAACAAAAAACGGAACCCAAAACCTTGGAAACTGCGCGAGGGTGTGGCGAGAGCGGTCCACGTGGAGGCGGTTACAGCTCAGGGGTCATTAAAGACATTTGGACAAAGATGGCAGACGGGGGTTCTGTCGCTGCGGCGGACGTAGAGCGAACGGATGAGGAGTTGTTCCCGACCGACGTCACCAACTGCTGCTGCTGCCGGGACGCTGAGGCTGAGGCCGAGACCCTCCGGGAGCCCAGCAAGGCCGTGCAGAGGTCGGAGTACCGTCTGTGGGAGGGCCAGAAGGAGAGCCCGGACAAGAGAGCTTTTGTGTCCGGGGAGCTGTCGAAGGTGGACGGTGGCGACTACACTACGCCCTCGAAACCTTGGGACGCGGCCCAGGACAAAGAGAACACTTTCATTCTCGGAGGAGTTTACGGAGAACTCAAGACCTTCAGCAGTGACGGGGAGTGGGCGGTCGTCCCGCCCGGTCCCACGAAGGGAAGCCTGCTGCAGTGTGCGGCTTCTGACGTGGTGACCATAGCAGGTACGGATGTCTTCATGACCCCGGGAAACAGTTTCGCTCCCGGTCACAGGCAGTTGTGGAAACCCTTCGTGTCGTTTGAGCAGAACGATTCGCCGAGGAGTGGggaaaatggattaaataagggattttcttttatcttccatGAAGACTTACTAGGAGCTTGTGGTAACTTTCAGGTTGAGGATCCTGGGCTTGaatattccttctcttcctttgactTAAGCAATCCGTTCTCACAAGTTCTTCACGTGGAGTGTTCATTCGAACCCGAAGGGATTGCCTCTTTCAGCCCGAGTTTTAAACCGAAATCCATCCTGTGCTCTGATTCGGACGGCGAAGTGTTTCACCCCAGGATATGTGGCGTCGACAGAACACAGTACAGGGCTATTCGGATCTCTCCGAGGACTCACTTCCGCCCCATTTCTGCATCTGAGCTGTCCCCGGGAGGAGGAAGTGAGTCGGAATTTGAATctgagaaagaggaagcaaaTCTGCCCATTCCTTCTCAAGCCGATGCGTTTGAAGATCCACAGGCAGATCTCCAGCCACTGGAAgaagatgcggagaaagaagGCCATTACTATGGAAAATCAGAGCTCGAGTCTGGAAAATTCCTTCCCAGGTTAAAAAAGTCTGGCATGGAAAAGAGCGCTCAGACATCACTGGATTCTCAGGAGGAATCAGCCGGGATTCTGCCAGCGGGGAAGCGGAATCAGTGTTTGGAGTGTAGCATGAATGAATCTCCGGAAATTGCTTTAGAAAGCTCAGAAGCAAATTGTAAAATAATGGCACAATGCGaggaagaaattaataatttttgcAGTTGCAAAGCAGGTTGTCAGTTTCCTGCTTATGAAGATAATCCAGTTTCTTCGGGACAGCTGGAAGAG attgggaagaaagaaaaagagggaagaagcgAGATTCTACATCATACCACTGCCATATTCCTTCGCTTTCTA TTTCCTGTATTGAACACTGATGTTCAAGGAATGAATAGAAGTCAAGAAAAACAGACTTGGTGGGAAAAAGCCTTGTACTCTCCTCTTTTTCCTGCGTCAGAGTGTGAAG AATGTTATACAAATGCCAAGGGAGAGAATGGTATAGAAGAGTGTCCAGATGGTAAAGACATGCCCAGTAACGAAGAGCGTCCATTAGATTTTAATAGG GTGTCTTCTGTTTATGAAGCAAGGTGTGCAGGAGAGAGAAATGCCAGAGCAAAACCCAACGGCTTCCACAGAAAGATCTCCTCCAGCGCCAGCTCCGGCTCGGAAGGCTCCGGCTCGGACGGTGGGGGCGAGTGGGCGGACCCTGGCGAAGAGGAGCTCTTTTCTCGAACTCATCTCTAA